The following is a genomic window from Candidatus Woesearchaeota archaeon.
GTTCTATTATTACAGGCTGCACACAAAGAAGGTCGCAGAGCTGTGCACAGGATTTCCGGAACTGAACACATACCTGGAAAAGATGTTCACTGAATGCCCAAATGACTATTTCCTTGATGGGCCCAGATCATCGCACCTCAAATTCAACCTGGGCATAGATGTCAGCTGCATAGGGCTCCACGAAGTGTCCGGCCTGGCGAAAGAAGGCCTGAAAAGCAAAGCATACAAGACTGCGCATTCAAATGTCGAATGCTTCATGCTGGAAAGGGATGACAAGACAATAGCAGTCGAAGTGCCCATATGGCTTCACCCCTATGAGATAAAGATGTACGAAGAGATCTTCAAATCAAACAAGCCACTGTCAGGCCACATAGACATACTCAGGGTGGAAGACGGCAAGATATGGATATGGGATTATAAACCCAAGGCCCACAGAGAAAAATATGCCGACACACAGACATTCTTCTATGCATTCATGCTGAGCAAAAGGACAG
Proteins encoded in this region:
- a CDS encoding PD-(D/E)XK nuclease family protein — protein: MIKHVSLNHGWFYYYRLHTKKVAELCTGFPELNTYLEKMFTECPNDYFLDGPRSSHLKFNLGIDVSCIGLHEVSGLAKEGLKSKAYKTAHSNVECFMLERDDKTIAVEVPIWLHPYEIKMYEEIFKSNKPLSGHIDILRVEDGKIWIWDYKPKAHREKYADTQTFFYAFMLSKRTGIPLEKFRCGYFDENNAYAFKPTEGIIA